In the Scylla paramamosain isolate STU-SP2022 unplaced genomic scaffold, ASM3559412v1 Contig11, whole genome shotgun sequence genome, one interval contains:
- the LOC135097046 gene encoding keratin-associated protein 10-4-like, with translation MCCAVLCCAVLCRPRLSCAVAVPGQASACAVLCCAVPGARPGGPAASQAVHCAKGQARGSVLMEVLCQLCLPVPVPGVCAVPVLCCASASAVPASASAVLCQCQCCAVPVLCSASAMPVPVPVLCQCQCCVPVPVLCCASARPVVPVLCCAVLCCAVLCAVLCCASARPVPGQASASQLCQCQCQCQASAVPGQASQCQPGQCQASASASASASASASASQPVPVPVPGQAVPGQCQASASARPGQARCQCQASARPVPGQLCCASAVLCCAVPVLCQASASARPVPVLCQCCARPVPGQARPVGARPVPGQCQCQASARPVPVPVLCQCQCQCQCQCQCQCQCQCQCCAVSCASASASASASAVPGQCQCQCCAVLCQCQCQCQAVPVLCQCQCQCQCCASASASASAVPVPVLCQCCAVLCCAVLCQCPASAKCCASASASAVPVPVLCQCQCQC, from the exons atgtgctgtgctgtgctgtgctgtgctgtgctgtgcagACCAAGGCTGTCCTGTGCTGTagctgtgccaggccaggccagtgcctgtgctgtgctgtgctgtgctgtgccaggcgcCAGGCCAGGCGGGCCAGCTGCCAGCCAGGCTGTGCACTGTGCCAAGGGCCAGGCCAGGGGTTCTGTGCTGATGGAAGTGCTGTGCCAGCTGTGCT tgccagtgccagtgccaggTGTCTGTGCAGTgccagtgctgtgctgtgccagtgcCAGTGCTGTGCCAGCCAGTgccagtgctgtgctgtgccagtgccagtgctgtgctgtgccagtgctgtgcagtgccagtgcca tgccagtgccagtgccagtgctgtgccagtgccagtgctgtgtgccagtgccagtgctgtgctgtgccagtgcCAGGCCAGTTGTgccagtgctgtgctgtgctgtgctgtgctgtgctgtgctgtgtgctgtgctgtgctgtgccagtgcCAGGCcagtgccaggccaggccagtgcCAGTCAGCTgtgccagtgccagtgccagtgccaggccagtgctgtgccaggccaggccagccagtGCCAGCCAGGCCAGTGCCAggccagtgccagtgccagtgccagtgccagtgccagtgccagtgccagtcagccagtgccagtgccagtgccaggCCAGGCGGTGCCAGGCCAGTGCCAggccagtgccagtgccaggccaggccaggccaggtgcCAGTGCCAGGCCAGTGCCAGGCCAGTGCCAGGCCAGCTGTGCTGTGctagtgctgtgctgtgctgtgctgtgccagtgctgtgccaggccagtgccagtgccaggCCAGTGCCAGTGCTGTGCCagtgctgtgccaggccagtgccaggccaggccaggccagtggGTGCCAGGCCAGTGCCAggccagtgccagtgccaggCCAGTGCCAGGCCAGTGCCAG tgccagtgctgtgccagtgccagtgccagtgccagtgccagtgccagtgccagtgccagtgccagtgccagtgcTGTGCTGTCAGCTgtgccagtgccagtgccagtgccagtgccagtgctgtgccaggccagtgccagtgccagtgctgtgctgtgctgtgccagtgccagtgccagtgccaggCTGTGCCAGTGCTgtgccagtgccagtgccagtgccagtgctgtgccagtgccagtgccagtgccagtgctgtgccagtgccagtgctgtgccagtgctgtgctgtgctgtgctgtgctgtgctgtgccagtgcCCAGCCAGTGCCAAGTGCTgtgccagtgccagtgccagtgctgtgccagtgccagtgctgtgccagtgccagtgccagtgct